A stretch of the Haloplanus aerogenes genome encodes the following:
- a CDS encoding helix-turn-helix domain-containing protein: protein MLEYTFRIRHKGCWTETVADAFPGVSATIIYSYRLTGTSITMIEATGIDEDRVDELVEWLGDHEVMTTAQLVSYHETRETAFISLEGDYRTDTEPVLNVLLRNNCFPTIPATVSNGREHWSVLASTHEEVSTTHDELRDIGSVEVDALRQPELGRLLTGLTEIKQAVQDLSPRQTEVLARAIEHGYYDSPRGCNIEELAEMDSANTSTVGEHLRRSEAKILEAVGAMLDQSSADRRD, encoded by the coding sequence ATGCTCGAATACACATTCAGAATCAGGCACAAGGGGTGTTGGACCGAGACGGTCGCCGACGCGTTTCCGGGTGTCTCGGCGACGATCATCTACTCGTACCGGCTGACCGGGACGAGCATCACCATGATCGAGGCGACGGGCATCGACGAGGACCGGGTCGACGAACTCGTCGAATGGCTGGGTGACCACGAAGTCATGACTACGGCGCAGTTGGTCAGTTACCACGAGACGCGGGAGACGGCCTTCATCAGTCTCGAAGGCGACTACCGCACCGACACCGAACCCGTGCTGAACGTCCTCCTGCGGAACAACTGTTTTCCAACCATCCCGGCCACCGTTTCCAACGGCCGCGAACACTGGAGCGTCCTCGCCTCGACCCACGAAGAGGTCAGTACGACCCACGACGAACTCCGTGACATCGGTTCCGTCGAGGTGGACGCGCTCCGCCAACCCGAACTCGGTCGGCTGCTCACGGGGCTCACGGAGATCAAACAGGCCGTCCAGGATCTCTCGCCCCGACAGACGGAGGTGCTTGCCCGTGCCATCGAACACGGCTACTACGACTCGCCCCGCGGGTGCAACATCGAGGAACTCGCGGAGATGGACTCCGCGAACACGTCGACCGTGGGCGAACACCTCCGGCGGTCGGAGGCGAAGATTCTGGAGGCGGTGGGAGCGATGCTGGACCAGAGTAGCGCCGACCGACGCGACTAG
- the gcvPA gene encoding aminomethyl-transferring glycine dehydrogenase subunit GcvPA, with product MPYVTHSDAERSAMLDAVGVSNPDDLFDIPESVRFDGEYEIEARSERATRSTVEGILDESPDLTEFLGGGHYDHYVPSVVDHLSLRSEFLTSYTQYQPEITQGFLQALFEFQSLVVELTGLGIANCSMYDRATALGEAALLADRVRATSGETVLVPDAISDRMRSVLENYTDGPGIAVDTYPTTGGTVDVNALAERIDDDTSMVYAATPNARGLLEPDLDAVGDLTDEHDALFCVGSDAVALAVLEPPESYGADIVVGDAGVLGLPTTYGMGLGLFACREDFLRQVPGRLVGTSEDAAGNRAYTLTLQTREQHIRRERATSNICTNQAWLALRAAIHAAWLGPDGLVDLAEECVAGVRETCERIDALDGFTAPVYDGHHFREALVDTDAPAADVVDHCRHAGLALRTVEDGDTERLAVCVTDTNREQVDALVDALAGYGGAA from the coding sequence ATGCCGTACGTGACTCACTCCGACGCGGAACGGTCGGCGATGCTCGACGCGGTGGGGGTATCGAACCCCGACGACCTGTTCGACATCCCCGAATCGGTCCGGTTCGACGGCGAGTACGAGATCGAGGCGCGATCGGAGCGGGCGACCCGGTCGACGGTCGAGGGTATCCTCGACGAGTCACCCGACCTGACCGAATTCCTCGGCGGCGGTCACTACGACCACTACGTCCCCTCGGTAGTCGATCACCTCTCCCTGCGCTCCGAGTTTCTCACGAGTTACACGCAGTATCAACCGGAGATCACGCAGGGATTCCTGCAGGCACTGTTCGAGTTCCAGTCGCTCGTCGTGGAACTGACGGGGCTGGGCATCGCCAACTGTTCGATGTACGACCGAGCGACGGCGCTGGGAGAGGCGGCGCTCCTCGCCGACCGGGTGCGCGCCACTAGCGGCGAGACAGTGCTGGTGCCCGACGCCATCTCCGACCGCATGCGCTCGGTCCTAGAGAACTACACGGACGGGCCGGGGATCGCGGTCGACACCTACCCCACTACCGGCGGCACCGTCGACGTGAACGCGCTGGCCGAGCGCATCGACGACGACACCTCGATGGTGTACGCCGCGACGCCGAACGCGCGCGGCCTGCTGGAACCTGATCTGGACGCGGTCGGTGACCTCACCGACGAGCACGACGCCCTGTTCTGTGTCGGCTCCGACGCCGTCGCGCTGGCGGTCCTCGAACCGCCCGAGTCGTACGGCGCGGACATCGTCGTCGGCGACGCGGGCGTGCTTGGGTTACCGACGACGTACGGCATGGGGCTCGGCCTCTTCGCCTGCCGCGAGGACTTCCTCCGGCAGGTGCCCGGCCGCCTCGTCGGCACCAGCGAGGACGCCGCGGGGAATCGGGCGTACACGCTGACGCTCCAGACCCGCGAACAGCACATCCGGCGGGAGCGTGCCACCTCCAACATCTGTACCAATCAGGCGTGGCTGGCGCTCCGGGCGGCCATCCACGCCGCGTGGCTCGGCCCCGACGGCCTCGTCGACTTGGCCGAGGAGTGCGTCGCAGGGGTTCGGGAGACCTGTGAACGGATCGACGCCCTCGACGGCTTCACCGCCCCCGTCTACGACGGTCACCACTTCCGCGAGGCGCTGGTCGACACCGACGCCCCCGCGGCCGACGTGGTCGATCACTGCCGACACGCCGGCCTCGCCCTCCGTACCGTCGAGGACGGCGACACGGAGCGACTCGCCGTCTGCGTGACCGACACCAACCGCGAGCAGGTGGACGCGTTGGTCGACGCGCTCGCGGGGTACGGAGGTGCAGCATGA
- a CDS encoding iron-containing alcohol dehydrogenase family protein has translation MWNVPNRILFGWGSVTELGEYLDEFDADHPLVVTDEGVRAAGVLDPLLDAIEASGRSYTIFDGVQPDPTDVIVHEAASAYDEAGADLILGVGGGSSIDTAKAASILATNDGHILDFEGSGNVPNDPPPSVFVPTTAGTGSEVGHWTIVKDSDTSIKEEIGDVSLLADLAIVDPELTASAPAPVKAATGMDVLTHAVEAYVSIKAQSQTSALALDSIEKVGEYLPRAVEYRGEDREALSKMAKASSQAGMAFNGAGLGAVHAISHQVGGTFGVPHGLANAILLPYVMEYNLPQVPEEMVSIAAALGEDVDPSKPARTEGEKAVRAVRRLAADVRIPETLAETAAERDAIPQLAEQAIDDGSLTGNPRATDVDDLATILERAFDGRFETGA, from the coding sequence ATGTGGAACGTACCGAATCGGATCCTCTTCGGCTGGGGCTCCGTGACCGAACTCGGCGAGTATCTCGACGAGTTCGATGCCGATCACCCGCTCGTCGTCACCGACGAGGGCGTGCGCGCGGCGGGCGTCCTCGACCCCCTCCTCGACGCCATCGAGGCGTCGGGTCGCTCGTACACCATCTTCGACGGCGTGCAACCGGACCCGACGGACGTGATCGTCCACGAGGCGGCGTCGGCCTACGACGAGGCGGGTGCCGACCTGATTCTCGGCGTCGGCGGCGGTTCCTCCATCGACACCGCGAAGGCGGCGAGCATCCTCGCGACCAACGACGGCCACATCCTCGACTTCGAGGGAAGCGGTAACGTCCCCAACGATCCGCCGCCGAGCGTGTTCGTCCCCACCACTGCGGGCACGGGCAGCGAGGTGGGCCACTGGACCATCGTCAAAGACTCCGACACGTCGATCAAAGAGGAGATCGGTGACGTGAGCCTGCTGGCGGATCTCGCCATCGTCGATCCCGAGTTGACCGCGAGTGCGCCCGCGCCGGTCAAGGCTGCGACGGGTATGGACGTGTTGACCCACGCCGTCGAGGCGTACGTCTCGATCAAGGCCCAGAGCCAGACCTCGGCGCTCGCACTCGACTCCATCGAGAAGGTGGGGGAGTATCTCCCCCGCGCCGTGGAGTATCGGGGCGAGGACCGCGAGGCGTTGTCGAAGATGGCGAAGGCGAGTTCGCAGGCAGGTATGGCCTTCAACGGTGCCGGCCTCGGCGCCGTCCACGCCATCTCCCACCAGGTCGGCGGCACCTTCGGCGTGCCCCACGGCCTCGCGAACGCCATCCTCCTTCCGTACGTGATGGAGTACAACCTCCCGCAGGTGCCGGAGGAGATGGTGTCTATCGCGGCGGCGCTGGGCGAGGACGTGGACCCGTCGAAGCCGGCGCGGACGGAGGGAGAGAAGGCGGTGCGGGCGGTGCGCCGCCTCGCGGCCGACGTGCGTATTCCCGAGACGCTCGCAGAGACGGCCGCGGAACGGGACGCCATCCCGCAGTTGGCGGAGCAGGCGATCGACGACGGCTCGCTCACCGGCAACCCGCGAGCGACCGACGTCGACGACCTGGCGACCATCCTCGAACGCGCTTTCGACGGCCGGTTCGAGACGGGAGCCTAA
- the gcvPB gene encoding aminomethyl-transferring glycine dehydrogenase subunit GcvPB, which yields MSQEGRERADDEATAPDEAPHQQARWYAGGQYEPLLSEKSSESVDVDSSLPDDLTRDELELPSLVEPEVARHYTRLSQMNYGIESGPIPLGSCTMKYNPSFTEDVAAHPGNRVHPLRADEDKQGILHLLYELQETLATIGGMDAVTLQPPAGAAGEFTGIQVAKAYHEANGDDRSEVIVPESAHGTNFASAAMAGYDVVELPSNEEGRVEVDALEAAVSDDTALLMLTNPNTLGLFERDIEAIAEIVHDAGGLLYYDGANLNSLLGKARPGDMGFDIMHFNLHKTFATPHGGGGPGQGPIGVGEDLAPFLPTPQVREAEGGYETYEPTHSIGRVHEFMGNWLVLVKAYAYILRHGDEGLENVSETAVLNANYLASQIEYDVPYGPFHHEFVASANADAGDVAKAMLDHGVHPPTTKWPEIVDEALMTEPTETESKRRLDDLAAAFNAVAAMDEESLAETPTETTARRIDQATAARNPRLSWHALDE from the coding sequence ATGAGCCAAGAAGGACGGGAGCGGGCCGACGACGAGGCGACGGCGCCCGACGAAGCCCCCCACCAGCAGGCGCGCTGGTACGCGGGCGGGCAGTACGAACCGCTCCTGAGCGAGAAGTCGTCCGAATCCGTCGACGTCGACTCGTCGCTCCCCGACGACCTGACGCGGGACGAACTCGAACTCCCGTCGCTCGTGGAACCCGAGGTGGCCCGCCACTACACCCGGCTCTCGCAGATGAACTACGGCATCGAGTCCGGGCCCATCCCGCTGGGGTCGTGTACGATGAAGTACAACCCCTCGTTCACGGAGGACGTGGCGGCCCACCCGGGCAACCGGGTACATCCCCTCCGCGCCGACGAGGACAAACAGGGCATCCTCCACCTGCTGTACGAACTGCAGGAGACGCTGGCGACCATCGGCGGGATGGACGCGGTGACCCTGCAACCCCCGGCGGGCGCGGCCGGCGAGTTCACGGGTATTCAGGTGGCCAAAGCGTATCACGAGGCAAACGGCGACGACCGGAGCGAGGTGATCGTCCCCGAATCCGCCCACGGCACCAACTTCGCCAGCGCGGCGATGGCCGGCTACGACGTGGTCGAACTCCCCTCGAACGAGGAGGGTCGGGTCGAAGTCGACGCGCTGGAAGCGGCGGTGAGCGACGACACCGCCCTCCTGATGCTCACCAACCCCAACACCCTCGGCCTGTTCGAACGCGACATCGAGGCCATCGCGGAAATCGTCCACGACGCTGGCGGTCTGCTCTACTACGACGGCGCGAACCTCAACTCCCTGCTCGGGAAGGCCCGCCCCGGCGACATGGGCTTCGACATCATGCACTTCAACCTGCACAAGACGTTCGCGACGCCCCACGGCGGCGGCGGGCCGGGACAGGGCCCCATCGGCGTCGGGGAAGACCTCGCGCCCTTCCTCCCCACGCCGCAGGTGCGCGAGGCCGAGGGTGGCTACGAGACGTACGAACCCACCCACAGCATCGGGCGCGTCCACGAGTTCATGGGCAACTGGCTGGTGCTGGTGAAGGCGTACGCCTACATCCTGCGCCACGGCGACGAGGGGCTGGAGAACGTGAGCGAGACGGCCGTGTTGAACGCCAACTACCTCGCCTCACAGATCGAGTACGACGTGCCCTACGGCCCGTTCCATCACGAGTTCGTCGCCAGCGCGAACGCGGACGCGGGCGACGTGGCGAAGGCGATGCTCGACCACGGCGTCCACCCGCCGACGACGAAGTGGCCCGAAATCGTCGACGAGGCGCTGATGACGGAGCCGACCGAAACGGAGTCCAAACGGCGGCTCGACGACCTCGCGGCGGCGTTCAACGCGGTGGCAGCGATGGACGAGGAGTCGCTGGCGGAGACGCCGACGGAGACGACGGCCCGGCGGATCGACCAGGCGACTGCGGCCCGCAACCCGCGGCTCTCGTGGCACGCGCTCGACGAGTAG
- a CDS encoding M81 family metallopeptidase, which yields MSETVLVGQIEHETNTFSALPTGMTEFADASLHYGDDVIDDLQGTNTAVGGFLRVADEADWDVVPTVAADATPGGTVTADARETLLEAVLEGIEDSDPDGVLLALHGAMVSEAAPDGDGYILERVRRAVGPDVPVMASLDLHANISERMATHADGLFGYDTYPHVDIGDTGETAARAMAATLRGDLDPEVIVERAPLLPPLPELRTETEPMASLLASSADAEGEEVPDVSVFGGFAYADVDHAGFSVVGVADRSVADDARATCRALADEAVDRRGEFDRDYTSVDDAAAEAAAWDDDAPLLLADISDNPGGGSAQDGVVLLRALLDAGVEDAALATIYDPEAVEAAVDAGIGEEVSLALGGRSGENGDPLDVTGRVRLLSDGDYRNQGPMSTGLAVSFGRTALLDVDGIDVLVGSHRQQPYDPEAFRSQGITPERRRVLVLKSTVHYRAGFEPFVGGVREVATPGLCSPDLSAFDYDHVPRPIYPLDEV from the coding sequence ATGAGTGAGACGGTGCTCGTCGGCCAGATCGAACACGAGACGAACACGTTCTCGGCGCTTCCCACGGGGATGACCGAGTTCGCGGACGCGTCGCTCCACTACGGCGACGACGTGATCGACGACCTGCAGGGGACCAACACCGCCGTCGGTGGGTTCCTGCGGGTGGCCGACGAAGCGGACTGGGACGTCGTGCCGACCGTCGCCGCCGACGCGACGCCGGGCGGGACCGTTACCGCCGACGCCCGAGAGACGCTCTTGGAGGCGGTACTGGAGGGCATCGAGGATTCGGACCCGGACGGCGTCCTCCTCGCCCTGCACGGCGCGATGGTGAGTGAAGCGGCGCCGGACGGCGACGGCTACATCCTCGAACGCGTGCGCCGCGCGGTCGGGCCGGACGTTCCGGTGATGGCGTCGCTCGACCTCCACGCCAACATTTCGGAGCGGATGGCGACCCACGCGGACGGCCTGTTCGGCTACGACACCTACCCGCACGTCGACATCGGGGACACGGGCGAGACGGCGGCGCGGGCGATGGCGGCGACGCTCCGTGGCGACCTCGACCCCGAGGTGATCGTGGAGCGTGCCCCCCTGCTCCCGCCGCTCCCGGAACTCCGGACCGAGACGGAGCCGATGGCCTCACTGCTCGCGTCGTCGGCCGACGCCGAAGGGGAGGAGGTGCCGGACGTGTCGGTGTTCGGCGGGTTCGCCTACGCCGACGTGGACCACGCCGGCTTCTCGGTCGTCGGCGTCGCGGATCGCTCGGTGGCCGACGACGCGCGCGCGACCTGTCGCGCCCTCGCCGACGAGGCGGTGGATCGACGCGGCGAGTTCGACCGCGACTACACGAGCGTCGACGACGCCGCGGCGGAGGCGGCGGCGTGGGACGACGACGCGCCACTCCTCCTCGCCGACATCTCCGACAATCCCGGCGGCGGGAGCGCACAAGACGGCGTGGTGTTGCTCCGTGCCCTCCTCGACGCCGGCGTCGAGGACGCGGCGCTGGCGACCATCTACGACCCCGAAGCGGTCGAGGCGGCCGTCGACGCGGGCATCGGCGAGGAGGTGTCGCTGGCGCTCGGCGGGCGGAGCGGCGAGAACGGCGACCCGCTCGACGTGACGGGTCGGGTCCGCCTGCTCTCCGACGGCGACTACCGGAATCAGGGACCGATGTCGACGGGACTGGCCGTCTCCTTCGGCCGGACGGCGCTTCTCGACGTGGATGGAATCGACGTACTGGTCGGCTCTCACCGCCAGCAACCCTACGATCCGGAGGCGTTCCGGAGTCAGGGGATCACGCCTGAACGGCGGCGCGTCCTCGTCCTCAAGAGCACCGTCCACTACCGCGCGGGGTTCGAACCCTTCGTCGGCGGAGTGCGCGAGGTGGCGACGCCGGGGCTCTGTAGCCCGGATCTTTCGGCGTTCGACTACGACCACGTTCCGCGGCCCATCTACCCGCTGGACGAGGTGTAG
- the glyA gene encoding serine hydroxymethyltransferase produces MTSSHSHLRETDPAVAEAIAGEERRQENNLEMIASENHVSEAVMEAQGSVMTNKYAEGYPGERYYGGCQHMDTVENLAIDRAKELFGAEHVNVQPHSGTQANMGVYFAMLEPGDKIMSLDLNHGGHLSHGHHVNFSGQFYEVEQYGVDPETGYIDYDEVAEQAAEFDPDIIVSGSSAYPREFEWERLTDIAADVDAYHLADIAHITGLVAAGVHSSPVGSADFVTGSTHKTIRAGRGGMIMTSEEHADAVDKAIFPGGQGGPLMHNIAGKAVGFGEALEPDFVDHAEQVVANAQTLADVFTDAGIQPVSGGTDKHLLLLDLRESHPDLTGEEAEDALDDVGITVNKNTVPGETRSPFVTSGIRVGTPALTTRGFDEDAMETVGELIVERLNNPDDADVASEIRNEVDRLCAEFPVYE; encoded by the coding sequence GTGACATCGAGCCATTCGCACCTTCGGGAGACCGATCCGGCGGTCGCCGAAGCCATCGCGGGCGAGGAGCGCCGGCAGGAGAACAATCTGGAGATGATCGCGTCGGAGAACCACGTCTCCGAGGCGGTAATGGAGGCCCAGGGCAGCGTCATGACGAACAAGTACGCCGAGGGCTATCCGGGCGAGCGGTACTACGGCGGTTGTCAACACATGGACACCGTCGAGAACCTCGCCATCGACCGGGCGAAGGAGCTGTTCGGCGCCGAACACGTCAACGTCCAGCCCCACAGCGGGACGCAGGCGAACATGGGCGTCTACTTCGCCATGCTGGAACCGGGCGACAAGATCATGTCGCTCGACCTGAACCACGGCGGCCACCTGAGCCACGGCCACCACGTCAACTTCTCCGGCCAGTTCTACGAAGTCGAACAGTACGGTGTCGACCCCGAGACGGGGTACATCGACTACGACGAGGTGGCCGAACAGGCCGCCGAGTTCGACCCCGATATCATCGTCAGCGGCTCCTCCGCCTACCCCCGCGAGTTCGAGTGGGAGCGGCTCACCGACATCGCGGCCGACGTCGACGCCTACCACCTCGCGGACATCGCCCACATCACGGGCCTCGTCGCCGCGGGCGTCCACTCCTCGCCGGTCGGCTCCGCCGACTTCGTCACCGGGAGCACGCACAAGACCATCCGCGCCGGCCGCGGCGGGATGATCATGACGAGCGAGGAGCACGCCGACGCCGTCGACAAGGCCATCTTCCCCGGCGGACAGGGCGGCCCCCTGATGCACAACATCGCGGGCAAGGCGGTCGGCTTCGGCGAGGCGCTCGAACCCGACTTCGTCGACCACGCCGAACAGGTCGTCGCCAACGCGCAGACGCTCGCGGACGTGTTCACCGACGCTGGCATCCAGCCCGTCTCCGGCGGCACGGACAAACACCTCCTCCTGCTGGATCTCCGGGAATCCCACCCGGACCTCACGGGCGAGGAGGCGGAGGACGCCCTCGACGACGTGGGCATCACGGTGAACAAGAACACGGTTCCCGGCGAGACGCGTTCGCCCTTCGTCACCAGCGGCATCCGCGTCGGGACGCCGGCACTCACCACCCGCGGCTTCGACGAGGACGCCATGGAAACGGTCGGCGAACTCATCGTCGAGCGGCTGAACAACCCCGACGACGCCGACGTGGCGAGCGAGATTCGGAACGAGGTCGACCGGCTCTGCGCCGAGTTCCCGGTGTACGAGTAA
- a CDS encoding glutamine synthetase family protein, with protein MTEYERVRLFWTDLNGVARGISLPAGEYEAAVEEGVGFANGVAELTLEPGLLDDPRYGAEGGDMMAVADPDSLREVAWADDTAAVFSSLTNVDGTPFDLCARGALERVVDDLQSEGFHPFAGVEAEFSVLKPDGDDGWEPYNTRCSYDMSAVDMADDLVRAWSGAMETAGSSMLGVHQESQPGQYEVNIQYDDALTTADSLMFFRHAAKAIAREQGYKASFMPRPYSGEDANGLHFHLSLWDESESENLFASETGNLQFPAGKHPEGESGLSDTARHFIGGLLDHMQGLTAICAPTVNSYKRLLPGIWAPVNVAWGPDNRSTVLRVPPELGHAARVEHRVPDSACNPYLGLAATLAAGLDGIRNETDPGDPTLGNAYEEEYDSLPRTLWAALDELEADDVLIEALGEPLVEEFLKLKRDEFDRYMDSVTEWEVEEYRDEF; from the coding sequence ATGACTGAGTACGAACGGGTGCGACTGTTCTGGACGGATCTGAACGGCGTCGCGCGCGGCATCTCCCTGCCGGCGGGCGAGTACGAGGCAGCAGTGGAGGAAGGAGTCGGCTTCGCCAACGGCGTCGCGGAGTTGACGCTCGAACCGGGCCTGCTGGACGACCCGCGATACGGGGCGGAAGGGGGCGACATGATGGCCGTCGCGGACCCCGACTCGCTCCGCGAGGTGGCGTGGGCCGACGACACCGCCGCCGTCTTCTCTAGCCTGACCAACGTCGACGGGACGCCCTTCGATCTCTGTGCGCGCGGCGCGCTCGAACGTGTCGTCGACGACCTGCAAAGCGAGGGCTTTCACCCCTTCGCTGGCGTCGAGGCCGAGTTCTCGGTGCTCAAACCCGACGGCGACGACGGGTGGGAGCCGTACAACACCCGGTGTTCGTACGACATGAGCGCCGTCGACATGGCCGACGACCTCGTCCGCGCGTGGTCCGGCGCGATGGAAACTGCCGGTTCGTCGATGCTGGGCGTCCATCAGGAGTCCCAGCCCGGGCAGTACGAGGTGAACATCCAGTACGACGACGCGCTCACGACGGCGGACTCGCTCATGTTCTTCCGCCACGCCGCGAAGGCCATCGCTCGCGAGCAGGGGTACAAGGCCTCCTTCATGCCCCGACCCTACTCCGGCGAGGACGCCAACGGCCTCCACTTCCACCTCAGCCTGTGGGACGAGTCCGAGTCGGAGAACCTCTTCGCCAGCGAGACGGGCAACCTCCAGTTCCCCGCGGGCAAACACCCCGAAGGCGAGTCCGGTCTCTCGGACACCGCCCGCCACTTCATCGGCGGCCTCCTCGATCACATGCAGGGGCTCACGGCCATCTGTGCGCCGACGGTGAACTCCTACAAACGTCTCCTGCCGGGCATCTGGGCACCCGTCAACGTGGCGTGGGGGCCGGACAACCGCTCGACCGTCCTCCGCGTGCCGCCGGAACTCGGCCACGCGGCCCGCGTCGAACACCGGGTGCCCGACTCGGCGTGTAATCCCTACCTCGGGCTGGCGGCGACGCTCGCGGCGGGGCTGGACGGCATCCGAAACGAGACCGACCCGGGCGACCCGACGCTCGGGAACGCCTACGAGGAGGAGTACGACAGTCTCCCGCGCACCCTCTGGGCCGCACTCGACGAACTCGAAGCCGACGACGTGTTGATCGAGGCACTCGGCGAACCGCTCGTCGAGGAGTTCCTGAAGCTCAAACGCGACGAGTTCGACCGCTACATGGACTCGGTCACGGAGTGGGAAGTCGAGGAGTACCGCGACGAGTTCTAG
- a CDS encoding aldehyde dehydrogenase family protein has protein sequence MEQQEYDMVIDGERRAAASTLSVENPATGELVGRVASGDADDAAAAIDAAAAAADDWARSSPADRAASLRTIADRIEAEADDLAALLSAEAGKPLPTAEGEVAETIAQYRFYAGVTDKVRGDTIPTAENRFNYTKRSPYGVTAHVVPWNYPLLLGTRGFASALATGNTLVVKPPSLAPLSTMWVGEVMADATPDGVVNLVPGPGSEVGAELASSGGVDAITFTGSTGVGRGVLEAAAEHITPVDVELGGKAPAIVLDDADVENAARGVVAGIFSNAGQNCVATSRCLVHEDVHDELVEAVVEKTERITLGEGRDSETDMGPVISADAQADVLDYVDSAVEEGATLLTGGSVPDDPDLADGHFVEPTVFDDVTPDMTIACEEIFGPVLGFVTVSSAEEAIEVANDSPFGLAASLWTESIDATQLADRLDHGLVAINTFPVSMPQSPWGGNKESGIGREGGLEGVEAFTTVDSVVIEHDEMGEPYE, from the coding sequence ATGGAGCAACAGGAGTACGACATGGTTATCGACGGGGAGCGACGCGCGGCGGCGTCGACCCTGTCGGTCGAGAACCCGGCAACCGGGGAACTGGTCGGACGGGTAGCCAGCGGCGACGCCGACGACGCGGCGGCCGCCATCGACGCCGCGGCCGCCGCGGCCGACGACTGGGCACGGTCCTCCCCTGCCGACCGCGCGGCCTCCCTCCGAACCATCGCGGACCGGATCGAAGCCGAGGCCGACGACCTGGCCGCACTGCTCTCGGCCGAGGCGGGCAAACCCCTCCCGACCGCCGAGGGTGAAGTCGCCGAAACCATCGCCCAGTACCGCTTCTACGCGGGCGTGACCGACAAGGTCCGGGGCGACACCATCCCCACTGCCGAGAATCGGTTCAACTACACCAAGCGCTCGCCGTACGGCGTCACCGCTCACGTCGTCCCGTGGAACTACCCCCTCCTGCTGGGGACGCGTGGGTTCGCCAGTGCGCTGGCGACGGGCAACACGCTGGTCGTCAAGCCGCCGAGTCTCGCCCCACTGTCGACGATGTGGGTGGGCGAAGTGATGGCGGACGCAACCCCGGACGGCGTCGTCAACCTCGTTCCCGGCCCCGGGAGCGAGGTGGGCGCGGAACTCGCCAGCAGTGGGGGCGTCGACGCCATCACGTTCACCGGATCGACCGGTGTCGGTCGAGGCGTCCTCGAAGCCGCCGCCGAACACATCACGCCCGTCGACGTGGAACTCGGTGGCAAGGCGCCGGCCATCGTCCTCGACGACGCGGACGTGGAGAACGCCGCTCGGGGCGTCGTCGCCGGCATCTTCTCCAACGCCGGCCAGAACTGCGTCGCTACCTCGCGGTGTCTCGTCCACGAGGACGTGCACGACGAACTCGTCGAGGCGGTGGTGGAGAAGACCGAGCGGATCACGCTCGGAGAGGGGCGGGACTCCGAAACCGACATGGGCCCGGTCATCTCCGCGGACGCGCAGGCGGACGTGCTGGACTACGTCGACTCCGCGGTCGAGGAGGGCGCGACGCTCCTGACCGGCGGGAGCGTCCCCGACGACCCGGACCTCGCGGACGGCCACTTCGTCGAGCCGACCGTCTTCGACGACGTGACCCCGGACATGACCATCGCGTGCGAGGAGATTTTCGGCCCCGTGCTGGGGTTCGTCACCGTCTCCTCGGCCGAGGAAGCCATCGAGGTGGCGAACGACTCGCCGTTCGGCCTCGCGGCGTCGCTGTGGACGGAGTCCATCGACGCCACGCAGTTGGCCGACCGACTCGACCACGGTCTCGTCGCTATCAACACCTTCCCCGTCTCCATGCCCCAGAGCCCGTGGGGCGGCAACAAGGAGAGCGGCATCGGCCGTGAGGGTGGACTGGAGGGCGTCGAGGCGTTCACCACCGTCGACAGCGTGGTGATCGAACACGACGAGATGGGTGAGCCGTATGAGTGA